The following proteins are co-located in the [Pasteurella] mairii genome:
- the ftsL gene encoding protein FtsL, whose product MLITSERYPLQQIILEDLFSANKLAFCLMFSVLLTALGTIWITHQTRGLIAEKNELVFQQQALENEFLNLKLEEATQSDNTRIESIATEKLKMKGITADQEVIILE is encoded by the coding sequence ATGTTAATTACTTCAGAGCGCTACCCGCTGCAGCAGATTATTTTAGAAGATTTATTTTCCGCCAATAAGTTGGCGTTTTGCTTGATGTTTTCTGTGTTATTGACTGCCTTGGGGACCATTTGGATCACTCATCAAACCCGAGGATTGATTGCTGAAAAAAATGAATTGGTTTTTCAGCAACAGGCGTTAGAAAATGAATTTCTCAATTTGAAATTGGAAGAGGCGACGCAAAGCGATAATACTCGTATTGAATCTATCGCGACTGAAAAGTTAAAAATGAAAGGTATTACCGCTGACCAAGAAGTGATTATTTTAGAGTAG
- a CDS encoding putative metalloprotease, translating into MNNVIIDLQIASENIENLPSEGQIQQWANAAVRAQTMEPEITVRIVDEAESHQLNLTYRGKDKPTNVLSFPFECPDEVELPLLGDLIICRQVVEQEAQEQGKPLMAHWAHMVVHGCLHLLGYDHIEDAEAEEMESLETEIMTGLGFEDPYSYDEE; encoded by the coding sequence ATGAATAATGTGATCATTGATTTACAAATTGCCAGTGAAAATATCGAGAATTTGCCGAGCGAGGGACAAATTCAGCAATGGGCGAATGCCGCGGTACGGGCGCAAACGATGGAACCGGAAATCACAGTGCGTATTGTAGATGAAGCAGAAAGCCATCAGTTAAATTTAACCTATCGTGGCAAGGATAAACCGACGAACGTGTTGTCGTTTCCATTTGAATGTCCGGATGAAGTGGAATTGCCTCTGCTTGGGGATTTGATTATTTGTCGTCAAGTGGTGGAACAAGAGGCGCAGGAGCAAGGCAAACCGTTAATGGCGCATTGGGCGCATATGGTGGTACATGGCTGTTTGCATTTACTTGGTTACGATCATATTGAGGATGCCGAAGCGGAAGAAATGGAGAGCTTGGAAACGGAAATTATGACAGGGCTTGGCTTTGAAGATCCTTATTCTTATGACGAAGAATAA
- the murE gene encoding UDP-N-acetylmuramoyl-L-alanyl-D-glutamate--2, 6-diaminopimelate ligase produces MQNLATLFGANLQLPDIELTGMTLDSRSVKTGCLFVAIKGHQTDGRQYIAQAIKQGASAVIFDADFAQQHLQIHVEQGVPCIAYFQLSCSLSALADQFYHEPSKRLTLVGVTGTNGKTTVAQLLAQWTQMLGHTSAVMGTIGNGLFGKTTEAANTTGSAIEIQSSLDQFIRQGADFAAIEVSSHGLVQHRVEALSFAAAIFTNLSRDHLDYHHTMEEYANAKKRLFTELHTKQQIINVDDEVGAQWLAQLPNAIAVSCHPDYQPTQKTWLKLTALSFTSKGASIEFTSSWGNGKLESRLIGAFNVSNLLVVTATLLALGYSVEQLTSTASQLSGVCGRMEMITAAHKPTVIVDYAHTPDALEKALAAARLHCHGKLWCIFGCGGDRDNGKRPLMAQIAEKLADKVIATDDNPRTEDPAKIMADIQAGFTNLAQVQIIHQRAEAIKTAIQSAVENDVILIAGKGHEDYQIIGMEKHHFSDQETAKSYLS; encoded by the coding sequence ATGCAAAATCTCGCCACACTTTTTGGGGCAAATCTTCAATTGCCGGATATTGAGTTAACAGGTATGACCTTAGACAGCCGCTCTGTAAAGACTGGCTGTCTTTTTGTTGCCATTAAGGGTCATCAAACTGACGGTCGTCAATATATTGCACAAGCCATCAAACAAGGGGCAAGTGCGGTCATTTTTGACGCTGATTTTGCACAGCAGCATTTGCAAATTCATGTTGAGCAAGGCGTTCCGTGCATTGCCTATTTTCAACTATCATGCTCCCTTTCCGCCTTAGCCGATCAATTTTATCACGAGCCATCAAAACGTTTGACTTTAGTAGGTGTGACCGGAACGAATGGAAAAACCACAGTGGCGCAATTGCTGGCGCAATGGACGCAAATGTTAGGGCATACTAGCGCAGTGATGGGGACAATTGGCAACGGGCTATTTGGCAAAACGACAGAAGCGGCAAATACGACAGGATCGGCGATTGAAATTCAATCTTCTTTAGATCAATTTATTCGTCAAGGTGCGGATTTTGCGGCTATTGAAGTATCGTCGCACGGACTTGTACAACATCGGGTAGAAGCACTTTCGTTTGCCGCGGCAATTTTTACCAATTTAAGCCGTGATCATCTTGATTACCATCATACGATGGAAGAATATGCCAACGCGAAAAAACGCTTATTTACCGAATTGCATACCAAGCAGCAAATTATTAATGTGGATGACGAAGTTGGCGCGCAATGGTTGGCACAATTACCCAACGCCATTGCTGTCAGTTGCCATCCTGATTATCAGCCGACACAAAAAACATGGTTAAAATTAACCGCACTTTCTTTCACCAGCAAAGGTGCGAGCATTGAATTTACCTCAAGTTGGGGCAATGGCAAACTGGAAAGTCGCTTAATCGGGGCATTTAATGTGAGTAATTTGCTGGTGGTGACTGCAACTTTATTGGCATTAGGTTATTCAGTCGAACAATTAACGTCAACCGCTTCCCAATTAAGCGGGGTTTGCGGTCGCATGGAAATGATCACCGCGGCGCATAAACCGACGGTGATTGTGGATTATGCACATACGCCGGACGCCTTGGAAAAAGCCTTAGCTGCTGCGCGTCTTCATTGTCACGGAAAACTGTGGTGCATTTTCGGTTGTGGTGGTGACCGCGATAACGGTAAGCGTCCGCTCATGGCGCAAATTGCGGAAAAGCTGGCGGATAAGGTGATTGCCACTGATGATAACCCACGTACAGAAGATCCAGCGAAAATTATGGCAGATATTCAAGCCGGTTTTACCAACCTTGCACAGGTGCAGATTATTCACCAGCGCGCAGAAGCGATTAAAACCGCGATTCAAAGTGCGGTGGAAAATGACGTGATTTTGATTGCCGGCAAAGGTCACGAAGATTATCAAATTATTGGAATGGAAAAACACCATTTTTCTGATCAAGAAACAGCGAAGAGCTATTTGTCATGA
- the cstA gene encoding membrane protein, which produces MLWFLLCVAILLVGYFIYSKVVEKVFVINPGRETPAYAQQDGVDYVPMTKKKIWLIQLLNIAGTGPIFGPILGALYGPVAMLWIVFGCIFAGAVHDYLTGMLSIRNGGANIPYLAGKYLGRPAKHFMNVFAILLLLLVGVVFVASPASLLTNITSDLMSSGSVGAAAVNDEAGASAGTILTVWTTIIFVYYIIATLVPIDKIIGRIYPFFGALLMFMTLGMLFGLLFEGIPLFRTVGTEIGFLDFFKNMHPNNLPIWPLLFITIACGAISGFHATQSPLMARCTENEKEGRFIFYGAMIGEGVIALIWCMVGLSFYPDQASLVEALKGTPSKVVYDSAIGMLGLFGGILAVLGVVVLPITSGDTAFRAARLLIADFLKFDQRNIGKRLMIAIPLFAVGFYVSTIDFQILWRYFGWANQTTAMITLWVGAAYLLRTGKFHWIATIPALFMTAVCATFILNAPIGFGLSYDISVWGGLACTVVCGLLFFGLLKPVKTPEELASLE; this is translated from the coding sequence ATGTTATGGTTTTTATTGTGTGTCGCAATTTTGCTGGTGGGATATTTTATTTACAGTAAGGTTGTGGAAAAAGTATTTGTAATCAATCCAGGGCGCGAAACGCCAGCGTATGCGCAACAAGATGGGGTTGATTATGTGCCAATGACCAAAAAGAAAATTTGGTTAATCCAGTTATTAAATATCGCTGGTACCGGTCCGATTTTTGGTCCTATTTTAGGGGCATTGTATGGACCAGTAGCAATGTTATGGATCGTTTTCGGTTGTATTTTTGCCGGTGCGGTACACGATTATTTAACGGGTATGTTAAGTATTCGTAACGGTGGGGCAAATATTCCTTATCTTGCGGGTAAATATCTTGGTCGTCCAGCGAAACACTTTATGAATGTATTCGCGATTTTGTTGTTATTATTAGTCGGTGTGGTATTCGTAGCAAGTCCGGCATCACTTTTAACGAATATTACCAGCGATTTAATGTCTTCTGGTTCTGTGGGAGCGGCGGCAGTTAATGATGAGGCTGGTGCATCAGCCGGGACAATTTTAACTGTGTGGACAACGATTATCTTCGTTTACTACATTATTGCAACATTAGTTCCGATCGATAAAATCATTGGTCGTATTTATCCGTTCTTCGGTGCATTATTAATGTTTATGACCTTAGGCATGTTGTTCGGTTTATTATTCGAAGGGATCCCGCTTTTTAGAACTGTGGGTACTGAGATTGGTTTCTTAGACTTCTTTAAAAATATGCATCCGAATAATTTACCAATTTGGCCTTTATTGTTTATCACTATTGCTTGTGGGGCGATTTCCGGTTTCCATGCGACCCAATCTCCATTAATGGCACGTTGTACTGAAAATGAAAAAGAAGGTCGGTTTATTTTCTATGGAGCGATGATTGGTGAAGGCGTAATTGCATTAATTTGGTGTATGGTTGGGTTAAGTTTCTATCCAGATCAAGCCTCTTTAGTAGAAGCATTAAAAGGTACGCCATCCAAAGTGGTTTATGATTCTGCGATTGGTATGTTAGGCCTATTTGGCGGTATCTTAGCGGTATTAGGGGTTGTGGTATTACCTATCACTTCTGGTGATACCGCATTCCGTGCGGCTCGTTTGTTAATTGCTGATTTCTTAAAATTCGATCAACGTAATATTGGTAAACGTTTAATGATTGCCATACCGTTATTTGCAGTAGGTTTTTATGTTTCAACCATTGACTTCCAAATCTTATGGCGTTACTTCGGTTGGGCGAACCAAACCACTGCCATGATTACCTTATGGGTCGGGGCTGCTTATTTATTACGTACCGGTAAATTCCACTGGATTGCCACCATTCCAGCATTATTCATGACCGCAGTTTGTGCAACTTTCATATTAAATGCTCCAATCGGTTTTGGATTAAGCTATGATATCTCCGTATGGGGCGGTCTTGCTTGTACTGTCGTATGTGGCTTGTTATTCTTTGGATTACTTAAACCGGTAAAAACACCGGAAGAATTGGCATCACTAGAATAA
- the ypfI gene encoding protein YpfI, protein MKSRVLTLKLDQNPPHFPENLKESAVVLSPENFSKAKNLLGQEFDWILYDGRAALNLDALAIAVGTLRAGGELVLWLDENQKIDLDSQRWSGVEQGIEAPNFRHYFYKLIDKYRRVGILAHQNSAKEYRWAGMLTLRATNEQSKIINQILQQQSDLYIITAKRGRGKSALAGLLAQEIRREGILAHQNGVENHRWAGIPTLRLTAPNKSAVKTLQDFAEEPLDFIAPDELFQKINANPYQFAEDWLFIDEAAMLPLPLLFQFISTFKHIVITTTIHSYEGTGRGFLLKFLVNLNRSFQHFELTQPLRWAEGDKLEQFIDELLLLEVEDRLVQPVFNPQSAVSFHRVLQAEIVERIQDFYGLLTLAHYRTSPLDLRRLFDAPKQQFYVAETQSALLGGVWLMEEGDFTDEDLIEQICRGQRRPKGNLVAQALAFYYHFPQACELRSLRISRIAVQPNWQNQGLGQGLIEKIAQETDVDFLSVSFGYTEELMNFWQKCGFVLVQIGEHQEASSGCYSAIALRGISVQGMEFVQQVRSQFERDFALSFHPLSSQFATEVEWELNEQDFCMLQNFANFHRTLMATIPSLRRLARHYELENTPLLQDFLRYSGQNPCIMGKKDWLKKVRLEIKVFLQQLSYSEI, encoded by the coding sequence ATGAAATCACGCGTTTTAACCTTAAAACTCGACCAAAATCCACCGCACTTTCCCGAAAACTTAAAGGAAAGTGCGGTCGTTTTATCGCCTGAAAATTTTAGCAAAGCCAAAAATCTGCTTGGGCAAGAATTTGATTGGATTTTATATGATGGCAGAGCTGCGTTGAATTTAGATGCTTTAGCCATTGCGGTAGGAACCTTGCGAGCGGGTGGTGAGTTAGTTTTATGGTTAGACGAAAATCAGAAAATTGATTTGGATAGTCAGCGTTGGTCAGGCGTTGAGCAAGGAATTGAAGCGCCGAATTTTCGCCATTATTTTTATAAATTGATTGATAAATACCGTAGGGTGGGCATCCTTGCCCACCAAAATAGTGCGAAAGAGTATCGGTGGGCAGGGATGCTCACCCTACGGGCGACAAATGAACAATCCAAAATCATCAACCAAATCCTACAACAACAATCGGATCTTTATATCATCACCGCTAAACGTGGTCGTGGTAAGTCTGCGTTAGCTGGATTGTTAGCGCAAGAAATTCGTAGGGAGGGTATCCTTGCCCACCAAAATGGCGTGGAAAATCATCGGTGGGCAGGGATACCCACCCTACGGTTAACCGCGCCCAACAAGAGTGCGGTCAAAACCTTACAAGATTTTGCTGAAGAACCTTTGGATTTTATTGCACCTGATGAACTTTTTCAGAAAATCAATGCAAATCCCTACCAGTTCGCCGAAGATTGGCTATTTATTGATGAGGCAGCAATGTTGCCTTTGCCTTTGTTGTTTCAATTTATTTCAACTTTTAAGCATATTGTCATCACGACTACCATTCACAGTTACGAAGGCACAGGGCGTGGTTTTTTACTCAAATTCTTGGTAAATTTAAACCGCTCTTTTCAGCATTTTGAACTGACACAACCTTTGCGCTGGGCGGAAGGGGATAAGTTAGAACAATTTATTGATGAATTGTTGTTGTTAGAAGTAGAAGATCGTCTGGTTCAACCCGTATTTAATCCCCAAAGTGCGGTGAGTTTTCACCGAGTTTTGCAAGCTGAGATTGTTGAGCGCATTCAAGATTTTTATGGCTTGTTGACGCTTGCGCATTATCGTACGTCGCCCTTGGATTTGCGCCGTTTGTTTGATGCGCCGAAACAACAATTTTATGTAGCGGAAACGCAAAGTGCCTTACTGGGTGGCGTATGGTTAATGGAAGAAGGTGATTTTACGGATGAGGATTTGATTGAGCAAATTTGTCGTGGGCAGCGGCGTCCAAAGGGCAATCTCGTGGCGCAAGCCTTGGCGTTTTATTACCATTTTCCGCAAGCCTGTGAATTGCGCTCTTTGCGGATTTCACGTATTGCTGTACAACCGAATTGGCAAAATCAGGGATTGGGTCAAGGGTTAATTGAGAAAATAGCGCAGGAAACCGATGTGGATTTCTTGTCGGTCAGTTTTGGCTATACAGAAGAACTAATGAATTTCTGGCAAAAGTGCGGTTTTGTTTTGGTGCAAATTGGTGAACATCAAGAAGCGAGCAGTGGTTGTTACTCGGCGATTGCATTGCGTGGGATTTCGGTGCAAGGCATGGAATTTGTACAGCAGGTGCGAAGCCAATTTGAACGAGATTTTGCGTTGAGTTTTCATCCTTTATCTAGCCAGTTTGCAACAGAAGTTGAGTGGGAATTGAATGAACAAGATTTTTGTATGCTGCAAAACTTTGCCAATTTTCACCGCACTTTAATGGCGACAATTCCATCGTTGAGACGTTTGGCTCGACATTATGAATTGGAAAATACCCCTTTGTTGCAGGATTTTTTGCGTTATTCAGGGCAAAATCCATGTATCATGGGAAAAAAAGATTGGTTAAAAAAAGTGCGGTTAGAAATTAAGGTCTTTTTGCAACAACTTAGCTATAGTGAAATTTAA
- the rsmH gene encoding ribosomal RNA small subunit methyltransferase H translates to MVMQNPFSSSEHITVLLNEAVDGLMLKENGIYIDGTFGRGGHSRLILSKLSDSGRLIAIDRDLQAIRVAQAIQDKRFHIEHNSFSAIPEICTQLNLVGKIDGILLDLGVSSPQLDDAERGFSFMKDGPLDMRMDTSQGISASEWLQQVSEQDLAWVLKTFGEERFAKRIAQAIVQYNKSAVQNSTEPLTRTLQLAELIVQSVPFKDKHKHPATRSFQAIRIYINAELDELERVLQGALSVLAPQGRLSVISFHSLEDRMVKHFIRKQSKGESLPKGLPLREDQINKNQTLKVIGKAIMPTEEEMQANPRSRSAVLRVAERI, encoded by the coding sequence ATGGTCATGCAAAATCCATTTTCTTCATCTGAACATATTACTGTTTTGCTAAACGAGGCGGTAGATGGGTTAATGTTGAAAGAAAACGGGATTTATATTGACGGTACTTTCGGGCGAGGCGGTCATTCCCGTTTAATTTTATCGAAATTGTCCGACAGCGGTCGTCTTATTGCCATTGATCGCGATCTTCAAGCCATCCGTGTCGCGCAGGCTATCCAAGATAAACGCTTTCATATTGAACACAATAGTTTCTCTGCTATTCCGGAAATTTGCACACAGCTTAATTTGGTTGGAAAAATTGATGGGATTTTGCTGGATCTTGGTGTATCTTCGCCACAATTAGATGACGCAGAACGTGGTTTTAGTTTTATGAAAGACGGTCCGCTAGATATGCGTATGGATACTTCGCAAGGAATTTCCGCGAGCGAATGGCTGCAACAAGTTTCGGAACAAGATTTAGCTTGGGTACTGAAAACTTTCGGCGAAGAACGTTTTGCTAAACGTATTGCGCAAGCGATCGTGCAATATAATAAAAGTGCGGTGCAAAATAGCACAGAACCATTAACACGCACTTTGCAATTAGCAGAATTGATTGTTCAATCCGTTCCCTTTAAGGATAAACATAAACATCCAGCAACCCGCAGTTTCCAAGCCATTCGTATTTATATTAATGCAGAGTTGGATGAGCTTGAGCGAGTGTTACAAGGTGCTTTGAGTGTACTCGCACCACAGGGGCGTTTATCGGTTATTAGTTTCCATTCTTTAGAAGATCGTATGGTGAAACATTTCATACGTAAGCAAAGTAAAGGAGAAAGTTTGCCGAAAGGATTGCCTTTACGTGAAGATCAGATTAATAAAAATCAGACCTTGAAAGTGATTGGTAAAGCGATTATGCCCACAGAAGAAGAAATGCAGGCAAATCCTCGTTCTAGAAGTGCGGTTTTGCGCGTAGCGGAGAGGATTTAA
- the ybeZ gene encoding PhoH-like protein: MTHDLTETFTLEPQNNARLQALCGAFDENIQLIEKAFNLLISRRNFTFTIQSQEDEVKPHHAQLLQSAVKLIQVLYVETTAVRGKVKELDLEDVHMAIQESRMLLQAPDEREESRVYSTTIKTKRGLIKPRGKNQIEYLHNILTHDISFGIGPAGTGKTFLAVAAAVEALEKQEIRRVLLTRPAVEAGEKLGFLPGDLGQKIEPYLRPLYDALFEMLGFEKVQKLMERNVIEIAPLAYMRGRTLNDSFIILDESQNTTVEQMKMFLTRIGFNSKAVITGDVTQIDLPRSQKSGLRHAMEVLGNVPELSFDYFDSQDIVRHPVVAKVVQAYEKWEAEDEIRRQQLTEQRRKVRLENQAEIEQDKKDE; encoded by the coding sequence TTGACTCACGATTTGACTGAAACATTCACCCTTGAACCGCAAAATAATGCGCGTTTACAAGCCTTGTGCGGCGCGTTTGATGAAAATATCCAATTAATTGAAAAAGCGTTTAATTTGTTGATCTCAAGACGAAATTTTACCTTTACAATTCAATCTCAAGAGGATGAGGTGAAACCGCATCATGCGCAATTATTGCAAAGTGCGGTCAAATTAATTCAAGTTTTGTATGTAGAAACTACCGCGGTGCGAGGCAAAGTGAAAGAATTGGATTTGGAAGATGTACATATGGCGATCCAAGAAAGTCGAATGTTGTTGCAGGCGCCTGACGAACGGGAAGAAAGTCGTGTTTATAGTACCACGATTAAAACCAAGCGTGGGTTAATTAAGCCGCGCGGCAAAAATCAAATTGAATATTTGCACAATATTTTGACCCATGATATTAGCTTTGGAATTGGTCCGGCGGGAACCGGGAAAACCTTTTTAGCGGTTGCGGCAGCGGTTGAGGCGTTGGAAAAACAAGAAATTCGTCGTGTGTTATTGACCCGTCCAGCGGTAGAAGCCGGAGAGAAATTAGGTTTTTTGCCGGGCGATTTAGGGCAGAAAATTGAGCCTTATTTGCGTCCATTGTATGATGCTTTGTTTGAAATGCTTGGTTTTGAAAAAGTGCAAAAATTGATGGAACGTAATGTCATTGAAATTGCGCCTTTGGCGTATATGCGCGGACGGACGTTAAACGACAGTTTTATTATTTTGGATGAAAGTCAGAATACCACGGTAGAACAAATGAAAATGTTTCTTACCCGTATTGGTTTTAATTCCAAAGCAGTGATTACAGGCGATGTGACGCAAATTGATTTGCCGCGTAGCCAAAAATCCGGTTTACGCCATGCGATGGAAGTGTTGGGAAATGTGCCGGAATTGAGCTTTGACTATTTTGATAGTCAAGATATTGTGCGCCATCCAGTTGTTGCTAAAGTCGTTCAAGCCTACGAAAAATGGGAGGCGGAAGATGAAATTCGTCGTCAACAATTGACAGAACAGCGTCGCAAAGTGCGGTTAGAAAATCAAGCGGAAATAGAGCAGGATAAGAAAGATGAATAA
- the ftsI gene encoding peptidoglycan synthase FtsI, giving the protein MVNRNNNKKNLNKTRKSLNNIEGAKRNKKPVVYEKSFLKGRFYWAIAVVLMGLSALIARATYVQVVNSEPLMNEADKRSLRTQTILSVRGSILDRNGQLLSVSVPMYAVVADPKVIFDQNSLKDKERWAALAKGLGISYNSILKNIEKNPKSRFVYLARQISPQIADYVKQLDLKGIALEDEARRFYPRVEETAHLIGYTNIDGEGIEGIEKSFNSLLVGKSGSRTFRKDKFGNVVEDITNIKKYDAHDVTLSIDEKLQSMVYREIKTAVVENRAESGTAVLVDIRTGEVLAMANAPSYNPNNRVGVKAELMRNRAITDTFEPGSTVKPFVILTALQRGVVRRDEVINTGPLVLNGHEVRDVAPRDKQTLDQILENSSNRGVSRLALRMPPNALMETYQDAGLGKPTDLGLVGEQSGLLNANRKRWADIERANVAYGYGITATPLQMVHAYATLGSFGIYRPLSITKVDPPVIGNRVFSEKITRDVVNMLEKVAIKNKRAMVEGYRVGIKTGTAKKLENGRYVDKYVAYTVGIAPISDPRYALVVLINEPKAGSYYGGAISAPVFSNIMSYALRANNIMPDAVESDKTAKRTVRLSDKKEQKVN; this is encoded by the coding sequence ATGGTTAATCGAAATAATAATAAAAAAAATCTAAATAAAACAAGAAAGTCCCTTAACAATATTGAAGGTGCTAAACGCAATAAAAAGCCTGTCGTTTATGAAAAAAGTTTTTTAAAAGGGCGTTTTTATTGGGCGATTGCTGTGGTTTTAATGGGGTTAAGCGCATTGATTGCGCGAGCGACTTATGTGCAAGTAGTTAATTCTGAGCCACTGATGAATGAGGCTGACAAACGTTCGTTGCGTACGCAAACGATTCTTTCTGTCCGCGGTTCGATTTTAGATCGTAATGGGCAATTATTATCCGTTAGTGTGCCAATGTATGCGGTTGTTGCTGATCCGAAGGTGATTTTTGATCAAAATTCGTTAAAAGATAAAGAACGTTGGGCTGCTTTGGCGAAAGGATTAGGCATTTCTTATAACAGTATATTGAAAAATATTGAGAAAAATCCAAAATCGCGCTTTGTTTATTTAGCGCGTCAAATTTCGCCACAAATTGCGGATTATGTTAAACAACTGGATCTGAAAGGTATTGCACTTGAGGATGAAGCCAGACGTTTTTATCCACGGGTAGAAGAAACTGCACACTTGATCGGCTACACCAATATCGACGGAGAAGGTATTGAGGGTATCGAAAAAAGTTTTAACTCCTTGTTGGTTGGTAAATCTGGTTCGCGTACCTTTCGTAAAGATAAATTCGGCAATGTGGTAGAAGATATTACTAATATAAAAAAATATGATGCACATGATGTTACCTTGAGTATTGATGAAAAATTACAATCCATGGTGTATCGCGAAATTAAAACTGCGGTGGTGGAAAACCGTGCTGAGTCAGGAACTGCAGTATTGGTTGATATTCGTACTGGCGAAGTGTTGGCAATGGCAAATGCGCCTTCTTATAATCCAAATAACCGAGTGGGTGTGAAAGCCGAGTTAATGCGTAACCGTGCGATTACCGATACCTTTGAGCCGGGTTCGACGGTCAAACCTTTCGTGATTTTGACCGCGCTTCAACGAGGAGTGGTTCGACGTGATGAAGTGATTAATACCGGACCTTTAGTTCTTAATGGACATGAGGTCAGGGATGTTGCGCCACGCGATAAACAAACACTCGATCAAATTCTGGAAAACTCTAGCAATCGTGGAGTAAGTCGTTTAGCGTTACGTATGCCTCCGAATGCTTTAATGGAGACGTATCAAGATGCCGGCTTGGGAAAGCCGACGGATTTGGGTTTAGTGGGGGAACAATCTGGATTGTTAAATGCTAACCGTAAGCGTTGGGCGGATATTGAGCGAGCAAATGTTGCTTATGGTTATGGCATTACGGCAACTCCATTGCAAATGGTACATGCCTATGCCACCTTAGGGAGTTTCGGTATTTACCGCCCATTGTCGATCACAAAAGTGGATCCACCAGTGATTGGTAATCGAGTTTTTTCCGAGAAAATCACCCGAGATGTTGTGAATATGCTGGAAAAAGTGGCAATTAAAAACAAAAGAGCGATGGTAGAGGGCTATCGGGTTGGTATCAAAACTGGAACAGCGAAAAAGCTAGAAAACGGACGTTATGTAGATAAATACGTTGCGTATACCGTTGGAATTGCACCAATTTCAGACCCTCGCTATGCTTTAGTCGTATTAATCAATGAACCGAAAGCGGGGAGCTATTACGGTGGTGCAATTTCGGCGCCGGTATTCTCTAATATTATGAGTTATGCGTTGCGCGCCAATAATATTATGCCGGATGCAGTTGAGTCGGATAAAACCGCTAAAAGAACGGTTCGACTTAGTGATAAAAAAGAACAAAAAGTAAATTAA
- the hisH gene encoding imidazole glycerol phosphate synthase subunit HisH, with product MTKLVIIDTGCANLSSVKFAFDRLNIQAEISRDLATIKSADKLLLPGVGTAVAAMKILQHRKLIETIQNATQPMLGICLGMQLMTEFSSEGNVETLCLMRGKTELIPNTGLPLPHMGWNRVRYVQDHPLFAGIEQDSHFYFVHSYAVLPNENTIATSNYGVDFSAAIASKNFYGVQFHPERSGKNGALLLKNFVENI from the coding sequence ATGACCAAGCTAGTAATCATCGACACAGGCTGTGCAAACCTGTCATCTGTAAAATTTGCATTCGACCGTCTAAATATTCAAGCGGAAATTAGTCGTGATCTTGCGACGATTAAATCGGCGGATAAATTGCTGTTACCTGGTGTAGGCACAGCGGTTGCGGCAATGAAAATCTTACAACATCGCAAGCTTATTGAAACCATCCAAAATGCCACCCAACCAATGCTCGGCATTTGTTTGGGTATGCAATTAATGACGGAATTTTCCAGCGAAGGCAATGTGGAAACGTTGTGCCTGATGAGAGGTAAAACTGAGTTAATTCCAAACACAGGCTTACCACTGCCACATATGGGCTGGAACCGTGTACGTTATGTACAGGATCACCCGTTATTTGCCGGCATTGAGCAAGATAGCCATTTCTATTTTGTGCATAGTTATGCCGTGCTTCCGAATGAAAATACTATTGCTACAAGCAATTACGGTGTGGATTTTTCGGCAGCGATTGCGAGTAAAAACTTCTATGGCGTACAATTCCACCCAGAGCGTTCGGGCAAAAATGGTGCTTTATTACTAAAAAACTTTGTGGAGAATATCTAA
- the mraZ gene encoding protein MraZ — translation MFRGASAVNLDSKGRLAIPTRYRAEIMEKNQGNMVCTVDIRQPCLLLYPLDEWEIVEQKLLQLSNFDPQQRSLQRVMLGYATECELDSAGRILISSLLRQHAKLEKGLMLVGQLNKFEIWNEIEWQTQIEKDMALGASGQFALSEALNTLSL, via the coding sequence ATGTTTCGCGGTGCATCAGCGGTCAATTTAGATTCAAAAGGAAGACTGGCTATCCCAACCCGTTATCGTGCTGAGATTATGGAAAAAAATCAAGGCAATATGGTTTGCACCGTGGATATTCGCCAACCTTGCTTGTTACTTTACCCTTTGGATGAATGGGAAATAGTCGAGCAAAAATTATTACAGCTATCAAATTTTGATCCGCAACAACGTAGTTTACAACGAGTGATGTTAGGTTATGCCACTGAATGTGAATTGGATAGTGCGGGACGTATTTTGATAAGCAGTCTATTGCGCCAACACGCTAAGCTAGAAAAAGGGCTGATGTTGGTCGGACAATTAAATAAATTCGAGATCTGGAACGAGATCGAATGGCAAACTCAAATTGAAAAAGATATGGCTTTGGGGGCCAGTGGTCAATTTGCGTTGTCAGAAGCATTAAATACGCTGTCGTTATAA